From one Culex quinquefasciatus strain JHB chromosome 3, VPISU_Cqui_1.0_pri_paternal, whole genome shotgun sequence genomic stretch:
- the LOC6050945 gene encoding cytosolic non-specific dipeptidase, which yields MASELPTVLKTLFSHIDANKAKYIAALAETVAIKSVSAWPESRPEIFRMVNWVADRLRTLGATIELADVGKQTLPDGRVIDLPNVILGTLGNDPAKKTVVLYGHLDVQPALLEDGWDSEPFVLTERDGKLYGRGASDDKGPVLGWIHAIEAFQAIGEPVPVNLKFVFEGMEESGSEGLDELLFKRKDDFLSGVDYVCISDNYWLGTDKPCITYGLRGICYFDVQVGCAGKDLHSGVFGGTVYEAMNDLVYLLGTLADKEGKILIPNVYKEVAPLLPNEQEMYDAIDFDVDSYRDQLGATQLQHKEDKTKILMHRWRQPSLSIHGIEGAFYEPGQKTVIPKKVIGKFSIRIVPDQTPELIEKYVSDYLTAKWAERGSPNSFAVRMAHGGKPWTEDPNHPHYQAARDATKHVYKVDPDMTREGGSIPVTLTLQQTTGKNVLLLPMGASDDGAHSQNEKIDVRNYIEGTKLLGAYLYEVSKIN from the exons ATGGCCAGCGAACTTCCAACAGTTCTGAAGACCCTCTTCAG CCACATCGACGCCAACAAGGCCAAATACATCGCGGCCCTGGCGGAGACGGTGGCCATCAAGTCGGTGTCCGCTTGGCCCGAGTCCCGGCCGGAGATCTTCCGCATGGTCAACTGGGTCGCGGATCGGCTCCGTACGCTTGGGGCCACCATCGAGCTGGCGGACGTCGGCAAGCAAACGCTGCCGGACGGCCGTGTCATCGATCTGCCCAACGTCATCCTGGGAACGCTCGGCAAT GACCCCGCCAAGAAAACCGTCGTCCTGTACGGCCATCTGGACGTCCAACCGGCCCTGCTCGAGGACGGCTGGGACTCGGAACCGTTCGTGCTGACCGAGCGCGACGGCAAGCTGTACGGGCGCGGTGCCAGCGACGACAAGGGCCCGGTGCTCGGGTGGATCCACGCCATCGAGGCGTTCCAGGCGATCGGGGAGCCGGTGCCGGTGAATCTGAAGTTTGTGTTCGAGGGCATGGAGGAGAGCGGGAGTGAGGGATTGGACGAATTGCTGTTCAAGCGGAAGGATGACTTCTTGTCGGGGGTTGATTACGTCTGCATTTCGGACAACTACTGGCTGGGGACGGACAAGCCTTGTATTACGTATGGACTGCGGGGAATCTGCTACTTTGACGTGCAGGTTGGATGCGCTGGGAAGGATCTGCACAGTGGCGTGTTTGGAGGAACTGTTTATGAGGCCATGAACGACTTGGTTTATCTGCTGGGGACGCTGGCGGACAAGGAGGGTAAGATCTTGATTCCGAACGTGTACAAGGAGGTCGCTCCGCTGTTGCCGAATGAGCAGGAGATGTACGACGCGATCGACTTTGACGTGGATAGCTATCGGGACCAGTTGGGGGCGACCCAGCTGCAGCACAAGGAGGACAAAACGAAGATCCTGATGCACCGCTGGCGTCAACCGAGTCTGTCCATTCACGGTATTGAGGGTGCGTTCTATGAACCGGGACAGAAGACGGTCATTCCGAAGAAGGTCATCGGCAAGTTCTCGATTCGAATTGTGCCCGATCAAACGCCGGAACTGATTGAGAAGTACGTGAGCGATTACCTTACGGCCAAGTGGGCGGAACGTGGTTCACCGAACAGCTTCGCCGTGCGAATGGCCCATGGAGGCAAGCCCTGGACGGAGGACCCGAATCATCCGCATTACCAGGCGGCCCGTGATGCTACCAAGCACGTGTACAAAGTCGATCCGGACATGACGCGCGAGGGCGGTTCCATTCCGGTGACGTTGACGCTGCAGCAGACCACGGGCAAGAACGTGCTGCTGTTGCCGATGGGCGCCTCGGACGACGGAGCTCACTCGCAGAACGAGAAGATTGACGTCCGCAATTACATCGAGGGG ACCAAACTGCTGGGAGCCTACCTGTACGAAGTGTCCAAGATCAACTGA